One Sphingomonas kaistensis genomic window, CCCGCGCCCTTGGTGAAGATCAGCCTCAGAAATCGACCTTGTCGTAATGCTGCGGCGGGACGATCACTTCCATCCGTTCGCCCAGCAACGGCCGGAACGCCGGCCGGCTTTTCATCACGCTGTACCAATCCTTGGTCTGCTTGTGCCCGCGCCAATCGACCGCGCCAAGATAGTCGATCACGCTAAGGTGCGCCGCGGCGGTGAAATCCGCGAGGCTCAGCGCCGGCCCGGCAAGCCAGCGACGATGGTCGAGCAAATAGTCGAGATAATCGAGGTGGTTGTTGCCCACCCGCATCGCGTCGCGCAGCACGCGCGTGTCGGGGCTTTCCTTGCTGACCAGGCGCTTCCTCATCCGCTCGACCATCAGCGGCTCGACCACTTCGCGGAACAGCTTTTCATCGAACCATTCGGTCAGTCGCCGGATCTCCGCCCGCTGCGCCGCGTCGCCGTGGATCATCGGGACCTTTTCCACCGTCTCCTCGAAATATTCGGCGATCGGCTGGCTGCCGATCAGGACGATGTTGCGCTCGGTCTCCACCAGCACCGGGGTCTCGCCCGCCGGATTGAGATCGACGAATTCGTCCCGCCGCTCCCACGGATTTTCGCGCACCAGTTCGGCCGGAACGCCCTTCTCGGCCATCACCAGCCGGACCTTGCGGGAAAAGGGACACAGGGGAAATTGCAGAAGCTGCCACATGAGGAGAGGCTTTAACGCGGGTTCACCGAGGGGCAAGGCGAAGCTACAGCGTTTCGCATGACCCGCCGAAAGAAGTCGCATCAATCCTCCCACGGCAGCGCCAATCGCCCGCGCTTCTGGGGCCGCCACGCCGTCGCCGCCGCGCTCGACAACCCTGATCGCCGGGTGCTGAAAGCCTGGGCGACGCAGGAAGCCACCACCTTCATGAACTTCCCGCCCGAGGTCATCCTGACCCGCGCCGAAGTCACCGATCTCGCCCGCCTGGTGCCGAACGACGCGCCGCATCAAGGCGTGGTAATCGAGGTCGAGCCGCTGGAAGACCTGTGGCTCGGCGACCTGCTGTCGGAAGCGGACGAGAAAGCCACCCTTCTAGTGCTCGACCAGGTCACCGACCCGCATAACGTCGGCGCCATCCTCCGCTCCGCTGCCGCGTTCGGGGCGATCGGCATCGTTACCCAGGACCGGCACTCCCCTCCCGAAGGCGGCGCGCTGGCCAAGGCGGCCTCGGGCGCACTCGAGCGCGTGCCGTGGGTCCGCGTCGTCAATCTTGCCCGCGCGCTCGACGAAATGGAAGAAGCCGGCTTCTGGCGCATCGGGCTTGCCGGCGACGCCAAATCGACGCTGGGCGAAGCGCTTGGGCCGAAACGGGTCGCGCTGGTGCTCGGCGCCGAAGGCCCGGGCATGCGGCAGAACGTGCGCGATCATTGCGACGCGCTGGCGAAACTGCCGATCACCGACGCGGTCGAAAGCCTCAACGTCTCCAACGCCGCCGCCATCGCCCTCTACGCGGCGGCCGAGGCGGGGAAGTGAAGTCGTTCTCGCAAACCTCGTTCGCCCTGAGCGAAGTCGAAGGGCGTGGCGCGAACGTGCTTCGACTTCGCTCAGCACGAACGAGAGGGTAGAGAGGTGGTCCACACGCCCGAATCCCTCGCCCAAGGCATCGCCCACCTCACCGCGACCGAGCCCGCGCTCGCCGCCGCGGTTCAGCGTCACGGCCACCCCGAACCGCGCCAATCGGACCGCGGCACCGCCGCCCTGCTGCGCACCATTGTCGGCCAGCAGGTCAGCGTCGCCGCCGCCCAATCGATGTGGAACAGGCTCACCGCCGCCTACGGCGACCCGCCCGATCTCCACCGCCTCGCCGCCGCCACCGACGAAGAATTGCGCGCGCTCGGCCAGTCCCGCCAGAAAGCCGGCTACCTCCGCAGCCTCGCCACCCTCACCCTCTCGGGCGAGCTCGACCTCGACAATCTGCCGGCCGACAACGAAGAAGCCATCGCCCTCCTCACCAAGGTCAAGGGCATCGGCCGCTGGTCGGCGGAAATCTATCTGCTGTTCGCCGAAGGCCGCGCCGACGTCTTTCCCGCCGGCGATCTCGCGGTGCAGATCGAACTCGGCCGGCTCCTCGGCACCGAAGGCAAGCCCGCCGAAAAATGGCTGCGCGAGCGGGCGGAAAGCTGGGCTCCCTACCGGGGTGCGGCCGCCGTGCTGGCGTGGCACAGCTACAATACCAAGGTCCTGTAGAAGAGCCCTATGCCGCGCCACATCGTCGCCATCGGCGGAACCACCCGCCCCGACAGCAGCACCGAACGCGTGCTGGCGCTCGCCGCCGAAGCGGCGCGCGGCGACGGCGCAGAGGTGCAGACGTTCGGCGGCGCCTACATGGCGGGCCTGCCCCATTATCGCGGGCCCGACTGGACCCCCGACAAGGGCCGCGAGATGATCGATGCGGTCCGCGCCGCCGACGGCATCCTGCTCGCGACTCCCGGCTATCACGGCACCGTCTCGGGCATGGTCAAGAATGCGATCGACTATCTTGAGGAACTGGCGAATGACAGCCGCCCCTATCTCGAAGGCCGCCCGGTCGGCCTGATCGTCACCGCCTTCGGGCATCAGGCCGCGAACAGCTCGATGACCACCTTGCGCACCATCGCCCACGCCCTGCGCGGCTGGCCCACCCCGTTCGGCGCCGCGCTGAGGATCGGCCCCGACAGCTTCGACGCGCAAGGCCGCTTCCTCGACGACGACAGCGCCGCCCAGCTCCGCCTCGTCGGCACCCAGGTCGCCCACGCCGCCGGACGGCTTTGAGGGGTTGGGTCGTTCCCTTCGAGGAGCGAGGCGCACTGTTAGGGCGAGGAGCGGCGGGAAGGTGCCTGCCTCAGTCAGGTGTTTAGGTTGCGCGTGCCAGGTAGCTCTGAATGTCTGCTTTGGGTGGAAAGCGGACATTGGCCGGGTGCGCTACTCTGGCTTTGAAACGCTCAGGAGCCTTTCGACAAGGACAGTCCTCGTCGCGTCACCAAGATACCGTTTCTGGTGTGGTCGCACACTGACACGGCCTACTATGCGAACTTTGAACGTCCCCCACGGAGGCTCTGGCTTCCGCCAGTGAGCCACTTTTCTGGCTTCCGCATCCAGCTGCTCACACATACGCGCCATGCACTTGAGCGATGCGCCGTCATTCGCCGTTAGGAGACTTCGTCCGCCCGCCTTGCACTGCTCGAACCTGCTGTTCTCGAAGTTGGTGAACCACTCACAAATAAGGGTCTGTCGTGGTCCGAAAGCGACGCCGTCCACGACAACGCCCCCGTTCGAAACTGGGGCCGTAACCGCCAAGGAAAGGACAATCGCGCTCCACATGCCTTTAACCTACAACGGGTTAGAACGTCCGCAATGGGTCGAAAGCAGACATCTGCCAATCGCCACGTGCGATCACGCTCCAGTCCGTCAGGCGGCTGGAGCGGGTGAAGGGAATCGAACCCTCGTCGTAAGCTTGGAAGGCTTCTGCTCTACCATTGAGCTACACCCGCATCCTGCGCGCGCGGCCAAACGGCCGGTCGTGCGACGATGCGGAAGCGATTGGCACGACTGTGGCAAGCTGGTCAACATCGACCTTGCAGATACGGTCAATCTTGACTGGCGATTTCACCATGATCTCGACATCGCCAAGATCGGTTTGCAGCGCACGACAATCACCAAGTGTGGCTGCCGAGCGATCGACGATCGTGAGGCGCCGGCGGCGCCGACGGATCGACCCGCAGAAGCGCATGGCCTCCCGCGGCGAATAGCTCACGCGTGTAGCGCGCGCGCCAATCACTGAAGCGTGGACCCGGGTTCCAGATGCGATAGTCCGCCGGAGTCGCGACCAGGAAACGCTCGCCTCCTGTCCTTGGCACATGGTCGAGGGCGTAGACGGACCGTCCACTCAACAGGACGAGCGGCATGGCGGTTTCGGGCGCCAACGCCTCGATCCGGGCGGTCGCTGGCAGATCGGCGACCAATTGCGCCTGCTTCTTCTGGACCATGGCGTCGAACCCCGGAGACTGACCGGACGCCGCATAGCGGGGACTCATGCCCATGAACTGATAGGCGAGAATGACGCTGTCACCGACCACCAGGGCCCTGACGTTGCCTGCAAGCGAGCCGACGAACGCGACCAGCACCAGGACGTGCAGCAGTGTTCGGGTCCGGCGCTGCCGATGGCTATTGAACCAGTCGAGCAGGACGAGAATGCCGCCGGTCCACAGGCAGGCTGTCGCAGGCCACAGGTAGCGCAGGTGGGGAATCGGCGCCCGCAGCAACCATGCCAGCCACATGGTCCCGCCGATGACGATCAACAGCGCGACAAGATCGTTGCCGCGGACACCCTCGTCACTCCTCGGGACGGTGCGGCGGAACAGCCAGAACAGAGCGATCCCTGCGATAAGAAGAAGTGGGAAATGCCCGTTGGCGATTTCCATCGTTTCGAGCAGGTACGGCAGGGTGCGAACGGTGTGCGCGCCAGTCGCGGCCCCGAGAAGCGTGGCCTCGCGCTCCCCCAGCCCG contains:
- a CDS encoding glutathione S-transferase family protein — encoded protein: MWQLLQFPLCPFSRKVRLVMAEKGVPAELVRENPWERRDEFVDLNPAGETPVLVETERNIVLIGSQPIAEYFEETVEKVPMIHGDAAQRAEIRRLTEWFDEKLFREVVEPLMVERMRKRLVSKESPDTRVLRDAMRVGNNHLDYLDYLLDHRRWLAGPALSLADFTAAAHLSVIDYLGAVDWRGHKQTKDWYSVMKSRPAFRPLLGERMEVIVPPQHYDKVDF
- the rlmB gene encoding 23S rRNA (guanosine(2251)-2'-O)-methyltransferase RlmB, translating into MTRRKKSHQSSHGSANRPRFWGRHAVAAALDNPDRRVLKAWATQEATTFMNFPPEVILTRAEVTDLARLVPNDAPHQGVVIEVEPLEDLWLGDLLSEADEKATLLVLDQVTDPHNVGAILRSAAAFGAIGIVTQDRHSPPEGGALAKAASGALERVPWVRVVNLARALDEMEEAGFWRIGLAGDAKSTLGEALGPKRVALVLGAEGPGMRQNVRDHCDALAKLPITDAVESLNVSNAAAIALYAAAEAGK
- a CDS encoding DNA-3-methyladenine glycosylase 2 family protein, whose amino-acid sequence is MVHTPESLAQGIAHLTATEPALAAAVQRHGHPEPRQSDRGTAALLRTIVGQQVSVAAAQSMWNRLTAAYGDPPDLHRLAAATDEELRALGQSRQKAGYLRSLATLTLSGELDLDNLPADNEEAIALLTKVKGIGRWSAEIYLLFAEGRADVFPAGDLAVQIELGRLLGTEGKPAEKWLRERAESWAPYRGAAAVLAWHSYNTKVL
- a CDS encoding NAD(P)H-dependent oxidoreductase, coding for MPRHIVAIGGTTRPDSSTERVLALAAEAARGDGAEVQTFGGAYMAGLPHYRGPDWTPDKGREMIDAVRAADGILLATPGYHGTVSGMVKNAIDYLEELANDSRPYLEGRPVGLIVTAFGHQAANSSMTTLRTIAHALRGWPTPFGAALRIGPDSFDAQGRFLDDDSAAQLRLVGTQVAHAAGRL